Proteins encoded together in one Camelus dromedarius isolate mCamDro1 chromosome 11, mCamDro1.pat, whole genome shotgun sequence window:
- the NT5DC3 gene encoding 5'-nucleotidase domain-containing protein 3 isoform X4, producing MKHYLWERYREAKRSTDELVPSIMSNLLNPDAIFSNNEMSLSDIEIYGFDYDYTLVFYSKHLHTLIFNAARDLLINEHRYPVEIRKYEYDPNFAIRGLHYDVQRAVLMKIDAFHYIQLGTVYRGLSVVPDEEVIEMYEGSHVPLEQMSDFYGKSSHGNTMKQFMDIFSLPEMTLLSCVNEYFLKNNIDYEPVHLYKDVKDAIRDVHIKGIMYRAIEADIDKYVCYAEQTRAVLAKLADHGKKMFLITNSPSSFVDKGMRYIVGKDWRDLFDVVIVQAEKPNFFNDKRRPFRKVNEKGVLLWDKIHKLQKGQIYKQGNLYEFLKLTGWRGSKVLYFGDHIYSDLADLTLKHGWRTGAIIPELRSELKIMNTEQYVQTMTWLQTLTGLLEQMQVHRDAESQLVLQEWKKERKEMREMTKGFFNAQFGSLFRTDQNPTYFLRRLSRFADIYMASLSCLLNYDVSHTFYPRRTPLQHELPAWAAQPPFSRLPLLQEAQAK from the exons AATTAGTTCCTTCGATTATGAGTAACTTGTTGAATCCAGATGCCATCTTCTCAAACAATGAGATGAGCCTGTCGGACATTGAAATCTACGGCTTTGATTATGATTACACCTTGGTGTTTTATTCAAAGCACCTCCACACACTGATATTTAATGCTGCTCGGGACCTTCTCATCAACGAACACCGG tATCCCGtggaaatcaggaagtatgagtATGACCCAAACTTTGCAATTCGTGGACTTCATTATGACGTGCAGCGG GCGGTGTTGATGAAGATCGATGCTTTTCATTACATCCAGCTAGGAACTGTTTACAG AGGCCTGAGTGTGGTCCCCGATGAAGAAGTCATTGAGATGTACGAGGGCTCCCACGTGCCTCTGGAGCAGATGAGCGACTTCTACGGAAAG AGTTCTCATGGGAATACCATGAAGCAGTTCATGGACATCTTCTCCCTGCCCGAGATGACCCTGCTGTCCTGTGTGAACGAGTACTTTCTCAAGAACAACATTGACTACGAGCCTGTTCACCTGTACAAAGATGTCAAG GATGCAATTCGGGacgtgcacatcaaaggaatcaTGTACAGGGCAATCGAAGCAGACATTG ATAAGTACGTCTGCTACGCCGAGCAGACCCGCGCGGTGTTGGCCAAGCTGGCTGATCACGGCAAGAAGATGTTTCTCATCACCAATAGCCCCAGCAGCTTTGT GGACAAAGGGATGAGGTATATTGTTGGAAAAGACTGGAGGGACCTGTTTGATGTGGTCATTGTGCAGGCCGAGAAGCCAAACTTCTTTAATGATAAGCGGAG ACCTTTCCGAAAGGTGAATGAGAAAGGCGTCTTACTCTGGGATAAAATCCACAAGTTGCAGAAAGGCCAGATTTACAAACAG GGCAATTTATATGAATTTTTGAAGCTTACTGGATGGAGGGGATCTAAAGTCTTGTATTTTGGTGACCATATATACAGTGACCTGGCG GACTTGACTCTGAAGCACGGCTGGCGAACTGGTGCAATTATCCCAGAATTAAGATCTGAGCTCAAAATCATGAACACAGAGCAGTATGTTCAAACTATGACCTGGCTGCAAACCCTGACCGGGTTATTGGAGCAGATGCag GTTCACAGAGACGCGGAGTCCCAGCTGGTTTTGCAGGAgtggaagaaggagaggaaggagatgag AGAAATGACCAAAGGCTTCTTCAATGCCCAGTTTGGAAGCTTGTTCCGCACAGACCAGAACCCGACGTACTTCCTGAGACGCCTGTCACGATTTGCTGACATCTACATGGCGTCCCTGAGCTGCCTCCTCAACTATGACGTCAGCCACACGTTCTACCCCCGGAGGACCCCGCTGCAGCATGAGCTCCCCGCCTGGGCCGCCCAGCCCCCCTTCTCCAGGCTCCCCCTCCTACAGGAGGCCCAGGCTAAGTAG
- the NT5DC3 gene encoding 5'-nucleotidase domain-containing protein 3 isoform X1, with product MESCKLVPSIMSNLLNPDAIFSNNEMSLSDIEIYGFDYDYTLVFYSKHLHTLIFNAARDLLINEHRYPVEIRKYEYDPNFAIRGLHYDVQRAVLMKIDAFHYIQLGTVYRGLSVVPDEEVIEMYEGSHVPLEQMSDFYGKSSHGNTMKQFMDIFSLPEMTLLSCVNEYFLKNNIDYEPVHLYKDVKDAIRDVHIKGIMYRAIEADIDKYVCYAEQTRAVLAKLADHGKKMFLITNSPSSFVDKGMRYIVGKDWRDLFDVVIVQAEKPNFFNDKRRPFRKVNEKGVLLWDKIHKLQKGQIYKQGNLYEFLKLTGWRGSKVLYFGDHIYSDLADLTLKHGWRTGAIIPELRSELKIMNTEQYVQTMTWLQTLTGLLEQMQVHRDAESQLVLQEWKKERKEMREMTKGFFNAQFGSLFRTDQNPTYFLRRLSRFADIYMASLSCLLNYDVSHTFYPRRTPLQHELPAWAAQPPFSRLPLLQEAQAK from the exons AATTAGTTCCTTCGATTATGAGTAACTTGTTGAATCCAGATGCCATCTTCTCAAACAATGAGATGAGCCTGTCGGACATTGAAATCTACGGCTTTGATTATGATTACACCTTGGTGTTTTATTCAAAGCACCTCCACACACTGATATTTAATGCTGCTCGGGACCTTCTCATCAACGAACACCGG tATCCCGtggaaatcaggaagtatgagtATGACCCAAACTTTGCAATTCGTGGACTTCATTATGACGTGCAGCGG GCGGTGTTGATGAAGATCGATGCTTTTCATTACATCCAGCTAGGAACTGTTTACAG AGGCCTGAGTGTGGTCCCCGATGAAGAAGTCATTGAGATGTACGAGGGCTCCCACGTGCCTCTGGAGCAGATGAGCGACTTCTACGGAAAG AGTTCTCATGGGAATACCATGAAGCAGTTCATGGACATCTTCTCCCTGCCCGAGATGACCCTGCTGTCCTGTGTGAACGAGTACTTTCTCAAGAACAACATTGACTACGAGCCTGTTCACCTGTACAAAGATGTCAAG GATGCAATTCGGGacgtgcacatcaaaggaatcaTGTACAGGGCAATCGAAGCAGACATTG ATAAGTACGTCTGCTACGCCGAGCAGACCCGCGCGGTGTTGGCCAAGCTGGCTGATCACGGCAAGAAGATGTTTCTCATCACCAATAGCCCCAGCAGCTTTGT GGACAAAGGGATGAGGTATATTGTTGGAAAAGACTGGAGGGACCTGTTTGATGTGGTCATTGTGCAGGCCGAGAAGCCAAACTTCTTTAATGATAAGCGGAG ACCTTTCCGAAAGGTGAATGAGAAAGGCGTCTTACTCTGGGATAAAATCCACAAGTTGCAGAAAGGCCAGATTTACAAACAG GGCAATTTATATGAATTTTTGAAGCTTACTGGATGGAGGGGATCTAAAGTCTTGTATTTTGGTGACCATATATACAGTGACCTGGCG GACTTGACTCTGAAGCACGGCTGGCGAACTGGTGCAATTATCCCAGAATTAAGATCTGAGCTCAAAATCATGAACACAGAGCAGTATGTTCAAACTATGACCTGGCTGCAAACCCTGACCGGGTTATTGGAGCAGATGCag GTTCACAGAGACGCGGAGTCCCAGCTGGTTTTGCAGGAgtggaagaaggagaggaaggagatgag AGAAATGACCAAAGGCTTCTTCAATGCCCAGTTTGGAAGCTTGTTCCGCACAGACCAGAACCCGACGTACTTCCTGAGACGCCTGTCACGATTTGCTGACATCTACATGGCGTCCCTGAGCTGCCTCCTCAACTATGACGTCAGCCACACGTTCTACCCCCGGAGGACCCCGCTGCAGCATGAGCTCCCCGCCTGGGCCGCCCAGCCCCCCTTCTCCAGGCTCCCCCTCCTACAGGAGGCCCAGGCTAAGTAG
- the NT5DC3 gene encoding 5'-nucleotidase domain-containing protein 3 isoform X3, with the protein MKIDAFHYIQLGTVYRGLSVVPDEEVIEMYEGSHVPLEQMSDFYGKSSHGNTMKQFMDIFSLPEMTLLSCVNEYFLKNNIDYEPVHLYKDVKDAIRDVHIKGIMYRAIEADIDKYVCYAEQTRAVLAKLADHGKKMFLITNSPSSFVDKGMRYIVGKDWRDLFDVVIVQAEKPNFFNDKRRPFRKVNEKGVLLWDKIHKLQKGQIYKQGNLYEFLKLTGWRGSKVLYFGDHIYSDLADLTLKHGWRTGAIIPELRSELKIMNTEQYVQTMTWLQTLTGLLEQMQVHRDAESQLVLQEWKKERKEMREMTKGFFNAQFGSLFRTDQNPTYFLRRLSRFADIYMASLSCLLNYDVSHTFYPRRTPLQHELPAWAAQPPFSRLPLLQEAQAK; encoded by the exons ATGAAGATCGATGCTTTTCATTACATCCAGCTAGGAACTGTTTACAG AGGCCTGAGTGTGGTCCCCGATGAAGAAGTCATTGAGATGTACGAGGGCTCCCACGTGCCTCTGGAGCAGATGAGCGACTTCTACGGAAAG AGTTCTCATGGGAATACCATGAAGCAGTTCATGGACATCTTCTCCCTGCCCGAGATGACCCTGCTGTCCTGTGTGAACGAGTACTTTCTCAAGAACAACATTGACTACGAGCCTGTTCACCTGTACAAAGATGTCAAG GATGCAATTCGGGacgtgcacatcaaaggaatcaTGTACAGGGCAATCGAAGCAGACATTG ATAAGTACGTCTGCTACGCCGAGCAGACCCGCGCGGTGTTGGCCAAGCTGGCTGATCACGGCAAGAAGATGTTTCTCATCACCAATAGCCCCAGCAGCTTTGT GGACAAAGGGATGAGGTATATTGTTGGAAAAGACTGGAGGGACCTGTTTGATGTGGTCATTGTGCAGGCCGAGAAGCCAAACTTCTTTAATGATAAGCGGAG ACCTTTCCGAAAGGTGAATGAGAAAGGCGTCTTACTCTGGGATAAAATCCACAAGTTGCAGAAAGGCCAGATTTACAAACAG GGCAATTTATATGAATTTTTGAAGCTTACTGGATGGAGGGGATCTAAAGTCTTGTATTTTGGTGACCATATATACAGTGACCTGGCG GACTTGACTCTGAAGCACGGCTGGCGAACTGGTGCAATTATCCCAGAATTAAGATCTGAGCTCAAAATCATGAACACAGAGCAGTATGTTCAAACTATGACCTGGCTGCAAACCCTGACCGGGTTATTGGAGCAGATGCag GTTCACAGAGACGCGGAGTCCCAGCTGGTTTTGCAGGAgtggaagaaggagaggaaggagatgag AGAAATGACCAAAGGCTTCTTCAATGCCCAGTTTGGAAGCTTGTTCCGCACAGACCAGAACCCGACGTACTTCCTGAGACGCCTGTCACGATTTGCTGACATCTACATGGCGTCCCTGAGCTGCCTCCTCAACTATGACGTCAGCCACACGTTCTACCCCCGGAGGACCCCGCTGCAGCATGAGCTCCCCGCCTGGGCCGCCCAGCCCCCCTTCTCCAGGCTCCCCCTCCTACAGGAGGCCCAGGCTAAGTAG
- the NT5DC3 gene encoding 5'-nucleotidase domain-containing protein 3 isoform X2, with amino-acid sequence MQPPQTQEWMFCPQYPVEIRKYEYDPNFAIRGLHYDVQRAVLMKIDAFHYIQLGTVYRGLSVVPDEEVIEMYEGSHVPLEQMSDFYGKSSHGNTMKQFMDIFSLPEMTLLSCVNEYFLKNNIDYEPVHLYKDVKDAIRDVHIKGIMYRAIEADIDKYVCYAEQTRAVLAKLADHGKKMFLITNSPSSFVDKGMRYIVGKDWRDLFDVVIVQAEKPNFFNDKRRPFRKVNEKGVLLWDKIHKLQKGQIYKQGNLYEFLKLTGWRGSKVLYFGDHIYSDLADLTLKHGWRTGAIIPELRSELKIMNTEQYVQTMTWLQTLTGLLEQMQVHRDAESQLVLQEWKKERKEMREMTKGFFNAQFGSLFRTDQNPTYFLRRLSRFADIYMASLSCLLNYDVSHTFYPRRTPLQHELPAWAAQPPFSRLPLLQEAQAK; translated from the exons ATGCAGCCTCCCCAGACTCAGGAGTGGATGTTCTGTCCTCAG tATCCCGtggaaatcaggaagtatgagtATGACCCAAACTTTGCAATTCGTGGACTTCATTATGACGTGCAGCGG GCGGTGTTGATGAAGATCGATGCTTTTCATTACATCCAGCTAGGAACTGTTTACAG AGGCCTGAGTGTGGTCCCCGATGAAGAAGTCATTGAGATGTACGAGGGCTCCCACGTGCCTCTGGAGCAGATGAGCGACTTCTACGGAAAG AGTTCTCATGGGAATACCATGAAGCAGTTCATGGACATCTTCTCCCTGCCCGAGATGACCCTGCTGTCCTGTGTGAACGAGTACTTTCTCAAGAACAACATTGACTACGAGCCTGTTCACCTGTACAAAGATGTCAAG GATGCAATTCGGGacgtgcacatcaaaggaatcaTGTACAGGGCAATCGAAGCAGACATTG ATAAGTACGTCTGCTACGCCGAGCAGACCCGCGCGGTGTTGGCCAAGCTGGCTGATCACGGCAAGAAGATGTTTCTCATCACCAATAGCCCCAGCAGCTTTGT GGACAAAGGGATGAGGTATATTGTTGGAAAAGACTGGAGGGACCTGTTTGATGTGGTCATTGTGCAGGCCGAGAAGCCAAACTTCTTTAATGATAAGCGGAG ACCTTTCCGAAAGGTGAATGAGAAAGGCGTCTTACTCTGGGATAAAATCCACAAGTTGCAGAAAGGCCAGATTTACAAACAG GGCAATTTATATGAATTTTTGAAGCTTACTGGATGGAGGGGATCTAAAGTCTTGTATTTTGGTGACCATATATACAGTGACCTGGCG GACTTGACTCTGAAGCACGGCTGGCGAACTGGTGCAATTATCCCAGAATTAAGATCTGAGCTCAAAATCATGAACACAGAGCAGTATGTTCAAACTATGACCTGGCTGCAAACCCTGACCGGGTTATTGGAGCAGATGCag GTTCACAGAGACGCGGAGTCCCAGCTGGTTTTGCAGGAgtggaagaaggagaggaaggagatgag AGAAATGACCAAAGGCTTCTTCAATGCCCAGTTTGGAAGCTTGTTCCGCACAGACCAGAACCCGACGTACTTCCTGAGACGCCTGTCACGATTTGCTGACATCTACATGGCGTCCCTGAGCTGCCTCCTCAACTATGACGTCAGCCACACGTTCTACCCCCGGAGGACCCCGCTGCAGCATGAGCTCCCCGCCTGGGCCGCCCAGCCCCCCTTCTCCAGGCTCCCCCTCCTACAGGAGGCCCAGGCTAAGTAG